In Edaphobacter aggregans, the sequence ACTGAAGGTTGAGTTAATGAGCTTAAACTCAGAAGTGGTGTTGATAGAGGGCTGGAAGGTGATCTGGTTCTGAGTCATGTCGTTCAGGTTGATGCCGTTGATCTGGAAGTTATTTGCGTCTTCCCGAGCACCAGCAGTATTGAACGAGTTTGCGCCGAGGCCACGGCTTGTGCCGGTGAGAAAGCCGTTCGCCGGCGCAACGACAGCGCCTGGAGTCAGGTTGGTAAGGTCAAGGAAGTGTCGCCCGTTCAGTGGTATATTTTGCACCGTGTTCCGGTCGATAACCTGCCCCATCGTCATGGTTTGCGATTCAATCTGACTCGAAGCAGCTTCCACCTGAACCGTCTCGCCGGCTGAACTGACTGCGAGGGCCATATTGACCGTCACTTGCTGGTCGACGCCCAGAGTCACTTTCTTCACTGTAAACAGGCTGAAGCCCGACGCTGCGGCCTGTACTTGATAATCGCCAGGCTCAAGGGAAGGAACAACGTAGACGCCTGCATTGTCAGTTACGATGACACGCTCAATTCCAGTCGCGAGAGAGTGCACTGTTATACGCGCGTTCGGCACTACAGCCCCACTTGGATCAGTCACAGTTCCAGCCAACGTCGCTGTCGATTGCGCCAACCCCGAACCCACACTTACCAGCACCAGAACAACAAGAGCAAACAGACCCTTTAGGAACTTTACTGAGTACTTCATTTACGCCTCCTAGAAAGATGAATCTCCGCGGCTTTCTCCTGCCGTCGGCCAAGCTGGTAAAACTGTTTTTTTCTCATTTGGCGTACAGATGCGCCTCATTGACGCTGGGTATCTCGGTCGTACAAATGCTCGCCCCTTTAACGAAAGGGCGAACACAACCAATGCCACAGTAAGACTTGTATCAATGTGCTGTAAGGTTTTCATGGTCTGACCACGGTGTCAATGGAGTCTGTCACTTCCGTTGTCATCATTCAGTCGTAGAATTGTCACTTCTTTGTAACTACGAAGAAATTGACGATGACTCGAGCATTTTCGCCCGTATCGCTCTCATTTTCTGCATACTTAGACGAGGGCTAACATTTGCACGTGTTCTCAGTGGAGAAAAATGACAGCAAAGACGACTATCCCTGGCACAGCCAAGCCAACGACCCTGAAGATCCTTGCCGAGTATCTCGATCTTTCTCCCGCTACGGTCTCGATTGTTCTTAACGACTCCCCCGTAGCCAAGTCAATTTCGCCTGCCACCCGCCAACGTGTCCTCGCCGCTGCCAAGAAGTTTGCCTATCGGCCGAACATGCACGCACGGATGCTCCGGACCCGCCTCACCAATACTGTTGGCGTCATCGTGCCGGAGCTCAGTGAAGGGTACTTTACCAACGTCATGCTCGGTGTCGAGCAGTTGCTGCTGCAGGAGGGCTATCTTTACTTCACCGTTAGCCATCTCTGCCGTCCGGACCTCATCGAAGAATATCCCGAACTGCTCATGAATCGCGCCGTGGACGGTTTTCTCCTCGTCAATACCGAGTTACGCAACAAAGTCTCTCTGCCTGTTGTCGGAATCTCATCGCACAGCAAGACCCCAGGCGTCACCAACGTCGAACTCGATCATAATCGCGCCACCAAGATGGCTCTACGCCACCTCTACGAGCTCGGCCACCGGCGCATCGCCTTCATGAAAGGTCAAAGCTACTCCCTCGATTCGGAGGTCCGCTGGCACACTATTGCCAGCATCGCTCAAGAGATTGGAATCACCATCCGTCCTGAACTCTGCATCTACCTCGAAAAAAACTCCTGGTCACCCGAGCTCGGCTATCCTCCGGTTCGCGACCTGCTCCAGCGGACACGTGATTTCACCGCCATGTTCTGCTTCAACGACACCGCTGCAATAGGCGCCATCCGCGCCATCGAAGACGCCGGTCTCAACTGTCCTCGCGACATCTCCGTTATCGGCTTCGACGACATTATCGTGGCCGAGTACTTCAACCCTCGTCTCACCACCGTTCGTCAACCGCTTCACAAGATGGGATGGACCGCCGCGCAACTATTGATCAAGCGCATCCAAGCGCCCGAGGCCCCTTACCCCGAGACCGTCTCCTTCGAACCAGAGCTTGTCGTCC encodes:
- a CDS encoding LacI family DNA-binding transcriptional regulator, producing the protein MTAKTTIPGTAKPTTLKILAEYLDLSPATVSIVLNDSPVAKSISPATRQRVLAAAKKFAYRPNMHARMLRTRLTNTVGVIVPELSEGYFTNVMLGVEQLLLQEGYLYFTVSHLCRPDLIEEYPELLMNRAVDGFLLVNTELRNKVSLPVVGISSHSKTPGVTNVELDHNRATKMALRHLYELGHRRIAFMKGQSYSLDSEVRWHTIASIAQEIGITIRPELCIYLEKNSWSPELGYPPVRDLLQRTRDFTAMFCFNDTAAIGAIRAIEDAGLNCPRDISVIGFDDIIVAEYFNPRLTTVRQPLHKMGWTAAQLLIKRIQAPEAPYPETVSFEPELVVRESTAGVPKKSARSKH